The Pseudomonadota bacterium DNA window ACGGAGCTCAACTACAAACTCTTCGAGGCCCAGCAGGCGAGGCGAATTCTCGATCGTCTGGTCGGCTACCAGATATCCCCTCTGCTGTGGGAAAAAGTCCGCCGGGGCCTGAGCGCCGGCAGGGTTCAGTCCGTGGCGGTGCGGATGATCTGTGAAAGAGACCAGGCGATCAGGGACTTCAAACCCGAAGAGTACTGGACCATTTCGACCAGATTCGAAGGAGCGTTACCGCCGCCGTTTCTCACCCAGCTCGACTCCTTTGACGGCAAAAAGATCACCGCCAAAAAGAACCGGATCGAAAATCAGGCCAGGGCTGATGAAATTTGTCAGTATATCAAAGGCGCCGAGTTCAAAGTCGGCACCGTTGACAAGAAAAGAAAGAAAAGACACCCTTCACCGCCTTTTATCACCAGCTCCATGCAGATGGACGCCAACCGCAAGTTGCGTTTTTCCGCCAAGAAAACCATGACCCTGGCGCAAAAACTCTACGAAGGAATCGAACTTGGCGCAGAAGGGCCCACCGGTCTTATCACCTACATGCGTACCGACTCAACCCGGATCAGCGATGACGCGATCACCGGGGCCAGGGAATATATCGCCGGCGCTTTCGGGGCCGATTTTCTGCCGGATACCCCGAACATCTACAAGACCAAAAAATCGGCCCAGGATGCCCATGAAGCAATCCGGCCGACCAATGTTGACCATACCCCGGAAAAAATGGCCGGCTTTCTCGACAAGGACATGCTGGCCCTCTATGCCCTGATCTGGAAAAGATTTGTCGCCTGCCAGATGGCTCCTGCGGAGTTTGACCAGACAACCATATCCGTCAATTCCGAACGCTGCACCTTGAAAGCAACCGGCTCGGTCATGCGCTTTCTTGGGTTCATGAAACTCTATGTGGAAGCAACGGATGATAATCCAGCCAGCGACAAGGGAGAAAACAGTGACCCTGACACCGACCTCCTGCTCCCGGATCTTCAGGAGAACGAGCCCCTGACTCTCATGGAGACGATACCGGCCCAGCATTTCACTCAACCACCGCCGTATTACACGGAAGCTACCCTGGTAAAAGCCCTTGAGGATAACGGGGTCGGGCGTCCGAGCACCTATGCCGCGATCATCTCAACCATCCAGGACAAAGAGTACGTGCTGCTCGCCAAGAGGCGCTTTGAGCCTACCGATCTCGGCCGACTTGTAAACGACCTCCTGGTCACCCACTTTCCGACTATTCTTGATGTAGAGTTTACGGCAGGAATGGAAAAGCAGTTGGACCAGGTCGAAGATGGTTCCAGAAAATGGCTGACCCTGCTGCAGGATTTTTATGGGCCCTTCCGGGAAACACTGGAAACCGCCCGCCAGGAAATGAAATCCGTGAAAAAAGCAACCATCCCCACCGATATTCCCTGTGAGCTGTGCGAGGGCAAGATGGTCATCCGCTGGGGAAGAAACGGGGAATTTCTGGCCTGCGAGAATTTCCCCACCTGCAAACATACCCAGGATTTCACCAAAGACGAGAACAACACGGTTATCCCCGTAGCCAAACCGGAACCGGAAAAATCCGATGAGATTTGCGAAAAATGCGGCAAGCCCATGGTTTTCAAACAGGGACGCTACGGCACATTCCTGGCATGCTCAGGGTATCCTGAATGTCGTTTTATCAAGGCTCAGAGCACCGGCGTCAAATGTCCTGAAGAAAATTGCTCCGGTGAAATTGTCCAGAAAGTGTCCAAGAAAGGCAAAGTGTTTTACAGCTGTGATCGTTATCCGAAATGCTCTTTTGCGGTCTGGGACAAACCTGTTGCCGAGCAATGCCCTGACTGTGGCGCCCCTTTTCTGGTAGAAAAGATTACCCGCAAAGACG harbors:
- the topA gene encoding type I DNA topoisomerase encodes the protein MSKSLIIVESPAKARTLQKYLGKSFTVKASVGHIRDLPTNSLGVDVENDFEPKYVTIRGKSKIINELKSAASKADEIFLAPDPDREGEAIAYHIAESLKKTNKPIHRALFHELTKKAILNAIENSTELNYKLFEAQQARRILDRLVGYQISPLLWEKVRRGLSAGRVQSVAVRMICERDQAIRDFKPEEYWTISTRFEGALPPPFLTQLDSFDGKKITAKKNRIENQARADEICQYIKGAEFKVGTVDKKRKKRHPSPPFITSSMQMDANRKLRFSAKKTMTLAQKLYEGIELGAEGPTGLITYMRTDSTRISDDAITGAREYIAGAFGADFLPDTPNIYKTKKSAQDAHEAIRPTNVDHTPEKMAGFLDKDMLALYALIWKRFVACQMAPAEFDQTTISVNSERCTLKATGSVMRFLGFMKLYVEATDDNPASDKGENSDPDTDLLLPDLQENEPLTLMETIPAQHFTQPPPYYTEATLVKALEDNGVGRPSTYAAIISTIQDKEYVLLAKRRFEPTDLGRLVNDLLVTHFPTILDVEFTAGMEKQLDQVEDGSRKWLTLLQDFYGPFRETLETARQEMKSVKKATIPTDIPCELCEGKMVIRWGRNGEFLACENFPTCKHTQDFTKDENNTVIPVAKPEPEKSDEICEKCGKPMVFKQGRYGTFLACSGYPECRFIKAQSTGVKCPEENCSGEIVQKVSKKGKVFYSCDRYPKCSFAVWDKPVAEQCPDCGAPFLVEKITRKDGATIKCYQKTCKYSRPLE